The Prevotella melaninogenica genome has a segment encoding these proteins:
- a CDS encoding DUF4738 domain-containing protein, which produces MTRKIFQLLSLGLILFGVTACKQEKKSNDIITKIAPKPKVPSGPQPMTDFKYEKKIEWMGSTYTIRIHRFADKSLSIVSDEDGRKYYDNKFQVQILRQDGSSFYERTLTKDDFREYTDNQYGKDGALIGFMFDRAEGNKLYFGASVGSPDPKSDEYVPLDVTIDNMSRMRISKATQLDTPSDQPQQQPKSELEKAEEEGV; this is translated from the coding sequence ATGACAAGAAAGATATTTCAATTATTAAGCTTGGGCTTGATACTTTTTGGTGTCACAGCCTGCAAGCAAGAAAAGAAATCAAACGATATTATCACAAAGATAGCACCTAAACCAAAGGTACCAAGCGGTCCACAGCCAATGACCGATTTCAAGTATGAGAAGAAGATAGAATGGATGGGTAGTACCTATACGATTCGTATCCACCGCTTTGCAGACAAGTCATTGTCAATTGTCAGCGATGAAGACGGACGTAAATACTACGATAACAAGTTCCAAGTACAGATTCTCCGTCAAGATGGTTCATCTTTCTATGAGCGTACACTTACGAAGGACGATTTCAGAGAATACACTGATAACCAATATGGTAAGGATGGTGCACTGATTGGTTTCATGTTCGACCGTGCAGAGGGTAACAAACTCTACTTTGGTGCAAGTGTGGGTTCACCTGATCCAAAGAGCGATGAGTATGTACCATTGGATGTAACCATCGATAATATGAGCCGCATGCGAATCAGTAAGGCTACACAACTTGATACGCCAAGCGACCAACCACAACAACAACCAAAGAGTGAGTTGGAGAAAGCTGAGGAAGAGGGGGTGTAG